Proteins from a single region of Anthonomus grandis grandis chromosome 18, icAntGran1.3, whole genome shotgun sequence:
- the LOC126746954 gene encoding aldehyde dehydrogenase X, mitochondrial, producing MADIVEIKYTKLFINNAFVDSVSKKTFPTIYPATGEKIADVAEAQKEDVDVAVSAAKKAFARGSRWRTMDASERAKLINKFADLIDRDREYLAKLETYNSGKPIESVKFELKICANVLRFYAGSCDKIHGSTLPVDGPGFGMTKKEPVGVVAQIIPWNYPVMMAVWKLGPALATGCTTILKPAEQTPLTALVLAALTQEAGFPDGVVNILPGYGGITGQALCLHPDVRKVAFTGSTDIGHKILEYSAASNLKRVSLELGGKSPLIIFDDADIDEAVEIAHNAIFENHGQNCCAGSRTFVQSSIYEVFVQKAVEKAKSRRVGDPFHSDIQQGPQIDQRSVDKILKIIDSSKKQGAKVETGGTTVGSKGFFFAPTVISNVTDDMDCAIKEIFGPVQSILKFNTIEEVIERANDTEYGLAGGVVTKNIDNALIVANALEAGSVWVNCYDYITAQTSFGGYKKSGFGKDLGLDSLDDYLNTKTITIRLPEKP from the exons ATGGCCGATATTGTCGAGATCAAGTATACAAAG TTATTCATCAATAACGCCTTCGTCGATTCCGTGTCAAAAAAAACGTTCCCCACGATCTACCCGGCCACGGGCGAGAAAATCGCCGATGTAGCAGAGGCtcaaaaa gaAGATGTAGACGTGGCAGTATCAGCGGCCAAAAAGGCGTTCGCCAGGGGCTCCCGGTGGCGCACCATGGACGCCTCCGAAAGGGCCAAACTAATTAACAAG tTTGCAGACCTTATCGACAGAGACAGAGAATACTTGGCCAAACTGGAAACGTACAACTCGGGAAAACCTATCGAGTCCGTCAAGTTCGAACTGAAGATTTGCGCCAACGTTTTGAGATTTTATGCGGGATCTTGTGATAAGATCCATGGAAGCACCTTACCAGTTG ACGGTCCAGGTTTTGGCATGACGAAGAAAGAACCGGTGGGGGTCGTGGCTCAAATAATCCCCTGGAACTACCCGGTGATGATGGCCGTATGGAAACTGGGCCCGGCCCTGGCCACCGGCTGCACCACCATACTGAAACCGGCAGAACAAACCCCTTTGACCGCTTTAG TGTTGGCCGCCCTGACGCAAGAGGCGGGATTCCCCGATGGTGTGGTCAACATTTTGCCCGGTTACGGTGGCATCACCGGGCAGGCCCTCTGCTTGCACCCGGACGTGAGGAAAGTCGCATTCACCGGTTCCACTGAC ATCGGCCATAAGATTCTGGAATACTCGGCCGCCTCTAATTTGAAGAGGGTGTCCTTGGAGTTGGGAGGAAAAAGTCCCTTGATCATATTTGATGATGCCGATA TTGATGAAGCAGTGGAAATCGCCCATAACGCCATCTTCGAAAACCACGGGCAGAATTGTTGTGCCGGTTCCAGGACCTTCGTCCAGTCCTCCATTTATGAGGTTTTCGTCCAGAAGGCGGTGGAAAAGGCGAAATCTCGTAGGGTGGGTGACCCTTTTCACAGTGATATTCAACAGGGGCCTCAG ATCGATCAACGCAGCGTCGACAAAATCCTGAAGATCATCGACTCGAGCAAGAAACAGGGGGCGAAAGTGGAAACCGGCGGCACCACCGTCGGCTCCAAGGGGTTCTTCTTCGCACCCACCGTCATTTCGAACGTCACCGATGACATGGATTGTGCCATAAAAGAG atattTGGACCAGTTCAGAGCATTTTGAAGTTTAACACGATCGAGGAGGTTATCGAGCGAGCCAACGATACGGAATACGGTTTGGCAGGTGGAGTTGTCACCAAGAACATCGATAATGCCTTAATTGTTGCTAATGCATTGGAAGCTGGTTCTGTATG gGTTAATTGCTACGATTATATTACTGCCCAAACCTCATTCGGAGGCTACAAAAAGTCCGGTTTTGGAAAAGATTT GGGCCTGGACTCCCTGGACGACTACTTGAACACCAAGACCATCACCATCCGTTTACCAGAAAAACCTTGA
- the LOC126746961 gene encoding uncharacterized protein LOC126746961 — MEVCNAIIELLADYIKIPLTRDEWEKVANDFGAKWQFWNCLGAIDGKHVRIIKPANSGSRYYNYEGTHSIVLMAIVDANYNFIMVDVGTNGRVSDGRVLYNGDFWEMFQNNWLNIPDASKLPNTDEKKFPYVFIGNDAFALSEQLLKPFSQEDFISDKPNF; from the exons ATGGAGGTTTGCAACGCCATAATTGAATTATTGGCAGACTACATCAaa ATACCATTAACCAGAGACGAATGGGAGAAAGTAGCAAATGATTTTGGGGCAAAGTGGCAATTTTGGAACTGCCTTGGGGCAATAGACGGAAAACACGTTCGCATTATTAAACCAGCGAATTCCGGATCAAGGTACTATAATTACGAGGGCACCCACAGCATCGTTTTGATGGCGATTGTAGatgctaattataattttataatggtTGATGTTGGCACTAACGGACGGGTATCGGATGGAAGAGTTCTTTACAATGGCGATTTTTGGGAAATGTTTCAAAACAATTGGTTGAATATTCCTGATGCCTCAAAACTGCCAAATACCGacgaaaaaaaatttccttacGTTTTTATAGGGAATGATGCCTTTGCGCTGAGCGAACAATTATTGAAGCCATTTAGCCAAGAGGATTTTATCAGTGACAAACCGAATTTTTAA